One Desulfobulbus propionicus DSM 2032 DNA segment encodes these proteins:
- a CDS encoding ABC transporter ATP-binding protein, translating into MLKIRNLDAGYGKLRVLKNISLHVKPGEIVTMIGANGAGKTTLLHTVIGLIKPMQGEITFLGRSCDRATVGAIVASGCALVPEGRQVFAPMTVEENLLLGGYVLQKEQGRAAVLRQLAHQYELFPILRERRRQLAGTLSGGEQQMLAMGRALMSTPRLVMMDEPSTGLAPLIVRDIFAIIRRLREEGNTVLLIEQNAKAALGIADRGYVLEVGKVIVQGSAADLLANADVQRAYLGREKIA; encoded by the coding sequence ATGCTGAAGATTCGCAACCTTGATGCCGGGTACGGCAAACTCCGGGTGTTGAAAAATATCTCCCTCCATGTCAAGCCAGGGGAGATCGTCACCATGATCGGCGCCAACGGGGCGGGCAAGACCACCCTGCTGCACACCGTCATCGGGCTGATCAAACCGATGCAGGGCGAGATCACCTTCCTTGGGCGATCCTGCGACCGGGCCACGGTCGGTGCGATCGTCGCGTCCGGCTGCGCCCTGGTGCCCGAGGGGCGACAGGTCTTTGCACCGATGACCGTGGAGGAGAATCTGCTGCTTGGCGGGTATGTGCTGCAAAAGGAGCAGGGTCGGGCTGCGGTGCTGAGGCAACTGGCACACCAATACGAATTGTTCCCCATTTTGCGGGAGCGGCGGCGGCAGCTGGCCGGAACCCTTTCCGGTGGCGAGCAGCAGATGCTGGCCATGGGGCGAGCCCTGATGTCCACGCCACGGCTGGTGATGATGGACGAACCCTCCACCGGTCTGGCGCCGTTGATCGTGCGCGATATCTTCGCCATCATCCGCCGGCTGCGCGAGGAGGGCAATACGGTGCTGCTCATCGAACAGAATGCCAAGGCCGCCCTGGGCATTGCCGACCGCGGCTATGTGCTGGAGGTGGGCAAGGTGATTGTGCAGGGCTCGGCCGCAGACCTGCTGGCCAACGCGGATGTACAGCGCGCCTATCTGGGCCGGGAAAAAATCGCCTGA
- a CDS encoding branched-chain amino acid ABC transporter permease, producing MKTRKNWSLAGLCLLVAILHLCTVLTGTEYYLTQLTMAAYYGLVIIGLGVLMGYAGQISIGHAGFFAIGGYLAAALTTRDLGPLQEAWAVRWLDSVGLLARGQDLYGAQLLTVTPWAACCCAVLVAALIALVIGIPVLKLKGHYLAMATLGFGTIIYRILLAAPYFGEADGISEVPGFTLVPAMANWDGLVISGDPAHRILNFYLAWGVLIVGMGLLLNLIGSRVGRALRSLHSSEEAAEASGIDTARSKLQVFVLSAVYAAVAGVLLTHFNGGIGPSEASVMKSVRYVALVAVGGMTNLWGTLLMGVGLTFLSLRGVFGAYDDAVFGLILIMVMLLAPEGILSLRLKQVVRQFVRGAGA from the coding sequence ATGAAGACGCGCAAAAATTGGTCGCTGGCCGGACTCTGCCTGTTGGTGGCGATCCTCCATCTGTGCACGGTGCTGACCGGCACCGAATACTACCTGACCCAGCTGACCATGGCCGCCTATTACGGCCTGGTGATCATCGGCCTCGGGGTGCTCATGGGCTATGCCGGGCAGATCTCCATCGGTCATGCCGGCTTTTTCGCCATCGGCGGGTATCTCGCCGCCGCCCTGACCACTCGCGATCTGGGGCCGCTGCAGGAAGCGTGGGCGGTGCGCTGGCTGGACAGCGTCGGCCTGCTGGCCCGCGGCCAGGACCTCTACGGGGCGCAGTTGCTGACCGTGACTCCCTGGGCGGCCTGCTGCTGTGCCGTTCTGGTCGCCGCCTTGATTGCCCTGGTGATCGGTATCCCGGTGCTCAAGCTCAAGGGCCATTACCTGGCCATGGCCACCCTGGGGTTTGGGACCATCATCTACCGCATTCTCCTGGCGGCCCCCTATTTCGGGGAGGCCGACGGTATCTCCGAGGTGCCCGGTTTCACTCTTGTTCCAGCCATGGCCAATTGGGACGGGCTGGTGATCAGTGGCGATCCCGCACACCGGATCCTCAACTTCTATCTCGCCTGGGGCGTGCTCATTGTCGGCATGGGCCTGCTGCTCAACCTGATCGGCTCCCGGGTCGGCCGGGCCTTGCGCTCGCTGCACAGTTCCGAGGAGGCGGCCGAGGCCTCAGGGATCGACACCGCCCGCTCCAAGTTGCAGGTTTTTGTGCTCAGCGCCGTTTATGCCGCCGTTGCCGGGGTGCTGCTGACCCATTTCAATGGCGGTATCGGTCCGAGCGAGGCCTCGGTGATGAAATCGGTGCGCTACGTGGCCCTGGTGGCGGTGGGCGGCATGACCAATCTGTGGGGAACCCTGCTCATGGGAGTGGGCCTGACCTTCCTTTCCCTGCGCGGCGTGTTCGGTGCCTATGACGACGCGGTCTTCGGCCTGATCCTCATCATGGTCATGCTCCTTGCCCCGGAAGGCATCCTCAGCCTGCGTCTCAAACAGGTGGTGCGGCAGTTCGTGCGGGGGGCGGGCGCATGA
- a CDS encoding ABC transporter substrate-binding protein, with product MNSSMKRLALGCVVCGCMVAATLSGASAGTIKVGAIFAVSGPASFLGGPEARSAQMVVEKINQGGGINGDTIELIVKDSAGSSEKAVSFAKQLIEEEKVVAIIGPSTSGESMAVKKVAEDGQTTLISCAAAEVIVDPVARYVFKTPQKDSFAAQMIFEEMRRQKISTIAIAAGNDGFGKAGKEQLEKMAPRFDIKVAASETYDSKATNLGALVAKLKADTSIQAVVNWSVVPAQAIIATNMRQAKWTVPLFQSHGFGNIKYAEAAGPAAEGIIFPCGRLLVVDALADDHPQKALLSEYKRDYEAKYKEDASAFGGYAFDAMNMVAAAVRQAGNDRAKVRDAVEGLKNFAGVGGMFSFTPQDHNGLTIDSFALLTVKDGKFILYQGQ from the coding sequence ATGAACAGCAGTATGAAACGATTGGCGCTAGGCTGCGTTGTCTGCGGATGCATGGTGGCGGCCACGCTCTCGGGAGCGAGTGCGGGCACCATCAAGGTGGGGGCGATATTTGCGGTGAGCGGGCCGGCGTCCTTTCTCGGCGGGCCCGAGGCCCGCAGCGCCCAAATGGTGGTGGAGAAGATCAACCAGGGCGGCGGCATCAACGGCGACACCATCGAGCTGATTGTCAAGGATTCGGCGGGCAGCTCGGAAAAGGCGGTGTCCTTTGCCAAGCAGCTGATCGAGGAGGAAAAGGTGGTGGCCATCATCGGCCCCTCGACCTCCGGTGAGTCCATGGCGGTGAAGAAAGTGGCCGAGGACGGCCAGACCACCCTGATTTCCTGCGCCGCCGCCGAGGTGATCGTCGATCCGGTGGCCCGCTATGTGTTCAAGACGCCGCAGAAGGACAGTTTTGCCGCTCAGATGATCTTCGAGGAGATGCGCCGGCAGAAGATCAGCACCATCGCCATCGCCGCCGGCAACGACGGTTTCGGCAAGGCCGGCAAGGAACAGCTGGAGAAAATGGCGCCCCGATTTGACATCAAGGTGGCCGCCTCCGAGACCTACGACAGCAAGGCCACCAATCTCGGCGCCTTGGTGGCCAAGCTGAAGGCCGATACGTCCATCCAGGCGGTGGTCAACTGGTCGGTGGTCCCGGCCCAGGCGATCATTGCCACGAACATGCGCCAGGCCAAATGGACGGTGCCGCTGTTTCAGAGCCATGGATTTGGCAACATCAAGTATGCCGAGGCCGCCGGGCCTGCCGCCGAAGGGATCATCTTTCCCTGCGGCCGCTTGCTGGTGGTCGACGCCCTGGCCGACGATCATCCGCAGAAGGCTCTGCTCAGCGAGTACAAGCGCGACTATGAGGCCAAGTACAAGGAGGATGCCTCGGCCTTCGGCGGATACGCCTTTGATGCCATGAACATGGTGGCCGCGGCGGTCAGGCAGGCCGGCAACGACCGGGCCAAGGTGCGCGACGCGGTTGAGGGGTTGAAGAATTTTGCCGGGGTTGGCGGCATGTTCTCCTTCACCCCCCAGGATCATAACGGGCTCACCATCGATTCGTTTGCCCTGCTCACGGTCAAGGACGGCAAATTCATCCTCTACCAGGGACAATAA
- a CDS encoding phenylacetate--CoA ligase family protein, translating to MIWQEIETLPRAGLESIQLRRLQGLVYRMYDRVLPYRRKMDEAGVKPGDIQSLADLRKLPFTTKDDLRDNYPFGLFATPMDDVIRVHASSGTTGKSTVVGYTQVDIELWASVMARCLTMAGVTKGDMVHNAYGYGLFTGGLGAHYGIEALGATVIPVSGGNSKRQVTIMRDFGSTVLLSTPSYALNLADAMVDAGISPDDLKLRVGIHGAEPWSRNMREEVERKLGIKALDIYGLSEIIGPGVSMECLHSEHGMHILEDNFLPEVIDPDTLEPLPYGETGELVFTTLTKEAFPLIRYRTKDISRLFLEPCACGRTLIRMEKVTGRTDDMLIIRGVNVFPSQVEHVLVGIKGVEPHYQIEVTRDGNLDVMSVLVEVSEHIFSDEIKVLENLTKKIQTEIKDMLGVTCKVKLVEPRSIQRSEGKAQRVIDRRTI from the coding sequence ATGATTTGGCAAGAGATAGAAACCCTGCCCCGCGCGGGGTTGGAGTCGATCCAGCTCAGGCGGTTGCAGGGGCTGGTGTACCGGATGTACGATCGCGTCTTGCCCTATCGGCGCAAGATGGACGAGGCCGGGGTCAAGCCCGGGGATATTCAGTCGCTTGCCGACCTGCGCAAGCTGCCCTTCACCACCAAGGACGATCTGCGCGACAATTATCCCTTCGGCCTCTTCGCCACCCCCATGGACGATGTCATCCGCGTGCACGCCTCGTCGGGCACCACCGGCAAGTCGACCGTGGTCGGCTATACTCAGGTGGACATCGAGCTCTGGGCCTCGGTCATGGCCCGCTGCCTGACCATGGCCGGGGTGACCAAGGGCGACATGGTGCACAACGCCTACGGCTACGGCCTGTTCACCGGCGGTCTGGGCGCCCATTACGGCATCGAGGCGCTGGGAGCCACCGTTATTCCGGTGTCCGGCGGCAACTCGAAACGGCAGGTGACCATCATGCGTGACTTCGGTTCCACCGTGCTGCTCTCCACTCCGTCCTACGCGCTCAATTTGGCCGATGCCATGGTCGATGCCGGCATCTCGCCCGACGACCTCAAACTGCGGGTCGGCATTCATGGCGCCGAGCCCTGGAGCCGGAACATGCGCGAGGAGGTCGAGCGCAAGCTGGGCATCAAGGCCTTGGACATCTATGGCCTGTCCGAGATCATCGGCCCAGGGGTGTCCATGGAGTGTCTCCACTCCGAGCACGGCATGCATATCCTGGAGGACAACTTCCTGCCCGAGGTGATTGATCCCGACACGTTGGAACCGCTGCCCTACGGCGAAACCGGCGAATTGGTGTTTACCACCCTGACCAAGGAGGCCTTTCCCCTGATCCGCTACCGCACCAAGGACATCTCCCGCCTGTTCCTTGAACCCTGCGCATGCGGCCGCACCCTGATCCGCATGGAAAAGGTCACCGGCCGCACCGACGACATGCTGATCATCCGCGGGGTCAACGTCTTCCCCTCGCAGGTCGAGCACGTCCTAGTCGGCATCAAGGGGGTCGAACCGCACTACCAGATTGAAGTCACCCGCGACGGCAACCTAGACGTGATGTCGGTGCTGGTCGAGGTGAGCGAGCATATTTTCTCTGATGAAATCAAGGTGCTGGAGAATCTGACCAAGAAGATCCAGACGGAGATCAAGGACATGCTTGGGGTGACCTGCAAGGTCAAACTGGTGGAGCCCCGCTCGATCCAGCGCTCCGAGGGCAAGGCACAGCGGGTCATTGATCGGCGCACAATCTAA
- the iorA gene encoding indolepyruvate ferredoxin oxidoreductase subunit alpha — MAFDKETQLWLSGNEAIALGAWEAGVRVASGYPGTPSTEIMGNLSRYEGVYTEWAPNEKVGLEVAIGASFAGARALATMKHVGLNVAADPLFTAAYTGVRGGLVILNADDPQMHSSQNEQDNRNYAFAAKLPLLEPSDPAEAKEMMGRAYQLSEQLDTPVIIRITTRIAHVKGVVTKGTRCEVPEPSMEKSPAKMVMLPGNARVRRVAVEKRMQAARELAETLPENRIEPGTGKRGFITSGVPYNYVKEAFPNAPVLKLGMVWPLPERMIRDFAATVDELVVVEELDPFIETHLKAMGIACRGKELIPNQGELNSFIVRKALAPESIGELFAPLELPMRPPNMCAGCPHRGLFYGLSKMKDVFVSGDIGCYTLGFLPPLSAMDACVCMGASITMAHGMAKALGKQGEGKIVAVLGDSTFMHSGITGLLNMVYNGTYASVIILDNRTTAMTGHQDNPASGRNILGDAAPALDLEQLCRAIGVNRVTVVNPHDVEATRKTLKEEIEAPEPSVIISRAPCVLLPEEVKRKKPVYFTNLANCTGCTLCVQMGCPAISWTPLTPEEAVARGYREKQKGFAQIAEVQCNGCGQCACVCKFDAITRKEAK; from the coding sequence GTGGCGTTTGACAAGGAAACACAATTGTGGCTGTCCGGCAACGAGGCAATAGCCCTGGGCGCCTGGGAGGCGGGCGTGCGGGTGGCGTCCGGCTATCCGGGAACGCCGTCGACGGAAATCATGGGCAACCTGAGCCGCTACGAGGGCGTCTACACCGAGTGGGCCCCCAACGAGAAGGTGGGACTGGAAGTGGCCATCGGCGCCTCCTTTGCCGGAGCCCGGGCGCTCGCGACCATGAAGCATGTCGGCCTTAACGTGGCCGCCGATCCGTTGTTTACCGCCGCCTACACCGGCGTGCGCGGCGGCCTGGTGATCCTGAACGCCGACGATCCCCAGATGCACAGCTCCCAGAACGAGCAGGACAACCGCAACTACGCTTTTGCCGCCAAACTGCCCCTGCTCGAACCTTCCGATCCGGCCGAGGCCAAGGAGATGATGGGCCGCGCCTACCAGCTCAGCGAGCAGTTGGACACCCCGGTGATCATCCGCATCACCACCCGCATCGCCCACGTCAAGGGCGTGGTGACCAAGGGAACCCGTTGCGAGGTTCCGGAGCCGTCGATGGAGAAGTCGCCGGCCAAGATGGTCATGCTGCCCGGTAATGCCCGGGTGCGCCGCGTGGCGGTGGAAAAACGGATGCAGGCCGCGCGCGAACTGGCCGAGACCCTGCCCGAGAATCGGATCGAACCGGGCACCGGCAAGCGCGGTTTCATTACCTCCGGCGTGCCCTACAACTACGTCAAAGAGGCCTTCCCCAACGCGCCGGTGCTCAAGCTGGGCATGGTCTGGCCGCTGCCGGAGCGGATGATCCGCGATTTTGCCGCCACGGTGGACGAGCTGGTCGTGGTCGAGGAGCTCGATCCCTTTATCGAGACCCACCTCAAGGCCATGGGTATTGCCTGCCGGGGCAAGGAGCTGATCCCCAACCAGGGCGAGCTCAATTCGTTCATCGTCCGCAAGGCGCTCGCTCCTGAAAGCATCGGCGAGCTGTTTGCGCCGCTGGAACTGCCGATGCGGCCGCCGAACATGTGCGCCGGTTGCCCGCACCGCGGTCTGTTTTACGGGCTGTCCAAAATGAAGGACGTGTTTGTCTCCGGCGATATTGGCTGCTACACCCTCGGATTTCTGCCGCCGCTGTCGGCCATGGACGCCTGCGTGTGCATGGGCGCCTCGATCACCATGGCCCACGGCATGGCCAAGGCGCTCGGCAAGCAGGGCGAGGGCAAGATCGTGGCCGTGCTCGGCGATTCCACTTTCATGCACTCGGGCATCACCGGCCTGCTGAACATGGTCTACAACGGTACCTACGCCTCGGTGATCATCCTTGACAACCGGACCACGGCCATGACCGGCCACCAGGACAACCCGGCCTCGGGCCGCAACATCCTCGGCGATGCGGCTCCGGCCCTGGATCTCGAGCAGCTCTGCCGGGCGATCGGCGTCAACAGGGTAACCGTGGTCAATCCGCACGATGTCGAGGCCACGCGCAAGACACTCAAGGAGGAAATCGAGGCGCCCGAGCCCTCGGTAATCATCAGCCGCGCCCCCTGCGTGCTCCTGCCGGAGGAGGTCAAGCGCAAGAAACCGGTGTATTTCACCAATCTCGCCAACTGCACCGGCTGTACCCTGTGCGTGCAGATGGGCTGCCCGGCCATCAGCTGGACGCCGCTCACCCCGGAAGAGGCGGTGGCACGCGGCTATCGTGAAAAACAAAAAGGGTTTGCCCAGATTGCCGAGGTGCAGTGCAACGGCTGTGGCCAGTGTGCCTGCGTGTGCAAATTCGACGCGATCACCCGAAAGGAGGCAAAGTGA
- a CDS encoding indolepyruvate oxidoreductase subunit beta: protein MKQSGNILFSGVGGQGILLASELTAHAQLAAGFDVKKSEVHGMAQRGGSVEAHLRYGEKVYSPLIELGAADILVAFEILEAVRYLPYLHRDSAVVVNTQKILPPAVALGKASYPENILDELKSRHINVVAIDAFAVAESVGELRTANVAMVGAMSNFLAVDPEVFLAVIDNTVKAQFREVNKRAFSAGRAAVYA from the coding sequence ATGAAACAGAGCGGCAACATACTCTTTTCCGGTGTCGGCGGCCAGGGTATCCTCCTGGCCAGCGAGCTGACCGCCCATGCCCAATTGGCGGCCGGGTTCGACGTCAAGAAAAGCGAGGTGCACGGCATGGCCCAGCGCGGCGGCTCGGTCGAGGCCCATCTGCGCTACGGCGAGAAGGTCTACTCACCGCTGATCGAATTGGGCGCGGCCGACATCCTGGTGGCCTTCGAGATCCTGGAGGCGGTCCGCTATCTGCCCTACCTCCATCGGGACAGCGCGGTGGTGGTCAACACCCAGAAGATCCTGCCGCCGGCGGTGGCGCTCGGCAAGGCCAGCTACCCCGAGAACATCCTCGATGAGCTCAAATCCCGCCACATCAACGTCGTGGCCATCGACGCCTTTGCCGTGGCCGAGTCGGTGGGCGAGCTGCGGACCGCCAACGTGGCCATGGTCGGGGCAATGTCCAACTTCCTGGCGGTCGATCCCGAGGTCTTTCTTGCGGTGATCGACAACACGGTCAAGGCCCAGTTCCGCGAGGTCAACAAGCGGGCGTTCAGCGCCGGCCGGGCGGCTGTCTACGCCTGA
- a CDS encoding ACT domain-containing protein encodes MRVEQIAVFLENKSGRLAEITRILADNDINIRALSVADTADFGILRLIVDKVDLAKDVLRAGGFTVGKTNVVAVEVPDRSGGLASVLKVVNEVGLNVEYMYAFVNKSGANAVLIFRFDDMDKAIEVLQANGFTLLTGAQICAL; translated from the coding sequence ATGCGTGTAGAGCAGATTGCGGTTTTTCTCGAGAACAAATCCGGGCGTCTGGCGGAGATCACCCGCATCCTGGCGGACAACGACATCAATATCCGCGCGTTGAGCGTGGCCGATACCGCTGATTTCGGTATCCTCCGCCTGATCGTCGACAAGGTCGATCTAGCCAAGGACGTCTTGCGCGCCGGCGGCTTTACCGTCGGCAAGACCAATGTGGTCGCGGTCGAGGTGCCGGACCGTTCCGGCGGCTTGGCCAGTGTGCTCAAGGTGGTCAACGAGGTCGGCCTGAATGTCGAGTACATGTATGCTTTTGTCAACAAGAGCGGCGCCAACGCGGTGCTGATTTTTCGCTTCGACGATATGGACAAGGCCATCGAGGTGTTGCAGGCCAATGGGTTTACCTTGCTGACCGGAGCGCAGATCTGCGCCCTGTAG
- a CDS encoding branched-chain amino acid ABC transporter permease: protein MSPDLFFQYLFAGITYGSIYAIVAIGFNIIYNTTGIINFAQGEFVMLGGMISISLLPFMPLGYAIAAAVVITMLIGAVIEMLFIRWLESPSVLRMIIITIGISILLRESALHIWGESIRSLPYFYGNEVTTFSLGSVHVSPQVVWVIVACSVMMGGLSLFFKSTPVGREMRACSANRTAALLCGINTRNMVTLSFMLSAGIGALAGCVMSPITYTQYDSGTSLAIKGFTVAILGGLGNSMAAVAAGILLGIIEAFSVSVVPLAFQDAISITILLIILFVKPHGLFGSSETARLKDF, encoded by the coding sequence ATGAGTCCGGATCTCTTCTTCCAATACCTCTTTGCCGGCATCACCTACGGTAGTATCTACGCCATTGTCGCCATTGGCTTCAACATCATCTACAATACCACCGGCATCATCAACTTTGCCCAAGGCGAGTTCGTGATGCTCGGCGGCATGATCTCGATTTCCCTGCTGCCGTTCATGCCCCTAGGCTATGCCATTGCCGCGGCGGTGGTGATCACCATGCTGATCGGCGCCGTCATCGAGATGCTGTTCATCCGCTGGCTGGAAAGCCCTTCGGTGCTCAGGATGATCATCATCACCATCGGCATCTCCATCCTGCTGCGGGAGTCGGCCCTCCATATCTGGGGTGAGTCGATTCGCAGCCTGCCCTATTTTTACGGCAACGAGGTGACCACCTTTTCCCTGGGCAGCGTCCATGTCTCGCCGCAGGTGGTGTGGGTGATTGTTGCGTGTTCGGTGATGATGGGGGGGCTGAGCCTTTTTTTCAAGAGCACGCCGGTTGGCCGGGAGATGCGCGCCTGCTCCGCCAACCGGACCGCGGCCCTGCTGTGCGGGATCAACACCCGCAACATGGTCACCCTGAGCTTCATGCTCAGTGCCGGCATAGGGGCGCTGGCGGGCTGCGTGATGTCGCCGATCACCTACACCCAGTACGATTCCGGGACCTCGCTGGCGATCAAGGGGTTCACCGTCGCTATCCTCGGCGGGTTGGGCAATTCCATGGCCGCGGTGGCCGCCGGCATTCTTTTGGGCATCATCGAGGCCTTTTCCGTTTCCGTGGTGCCGTTGGCCTTTCAAGACGCCATTTCGATCACCATCCTGCTCATCATCCTTTTTGTCAAACCCCATGGGCTGTTTGGTTCCAGCGAGACGGCGCGGTTGAAGGATTTCTGA
- a CDS encoding DUF3352 domain-containing protein produces the protein MKKVVGIILCLAVIGGAGIYWFMERQAAGNQYARTLPQEVVGTVNLTNLAALTDGFAATALGRFLAKDTVHAIMKEMGAESKELAEYDRLYDSIAQVMTNPAFRAVFGDDATVALLPPDEKLLTERPIPALRQSLVVVARTSAAGALDLFSRMLDSASVSRETVDGLELTRVTLDRNQVIYGITEGKTVFLAYAPATIKRCLADAKEEHTLDKVAAFQEALAFWQAAPQKNTYSRVYLSVPQVAGLLAGSTNPEMRQSGEMLRGVTTMYSLTFGTDQGLESRARSTFRYDQLHEMVKSAVDAAAGSNQSLHLLKEHTLAYNWASSLRPEMLLNALSANKGEVQEVDRAVRQYLGVSLDELGRAIGPQYGGVLEDIVRTALFPVPKMTLFVGIRDRSIAETMLAALRRTIAETGMTTEEQEQVGGHTIHSWPVLPDPAAQPAMVLTDSMLYLATSKQAIRELLESKAAPDALAQPVAASLGGELGERVAKANFGSFVLYPQRMSRQTGQAMDWLAGILATTKNISISRLNRELVQLMRSTDLIAATSHLTKEQAEWTMTIRKARGEQGGNGGK, from the coding sequence ATGAAAAAAGTTGTGGGAATTATTTTGTGCCTGGCAGTCATCGGCGGTGCCGGGATCTATTGGTTCATGGAGCGACAGGCCGCGGGCAATCAGTATGCCCGCACCCTGCCCCAGGAGGTGGTGGGGACGGTCAACCTGACCAACCTCGCCGCCCTGACCGATGGCTTTGCCGCCACGGCCCTTGGCCGGTTTCTGGCCAAGGACACCGTGCATGCCATCATGAAGGAGATGGGGGCCGAGAGCAAGGAGCTCGCCGAGTACGACCGGCTGTACGACTCTATTGCCCAGGTGATGACCAATCCGGCGTTCCGCGCGGTGTTCGGCGACGACGCCACCGTGGCCCTGTTGCCGCCCGACGAGAAATTGCTGACCGAGCGACCGATCCCGGCACTGCGGCAGAGCTTGGTGGTCGTGGCCCGGACATCGGCGGCCGGAGCCCTGGATCTGTTCAGCCGGATGCTGGACAGCGCCAGCGTCAGCCGGGAGACCGTGGACGGGCTGGAGCTGACCAGGGTCACCCTGGACCGGAACCAGGTGATTTACGGGATTACCGAAGGCAAGACCGTGTTTCTCGCCTACGCCCCGGCGACGATCAAGCGTTGCCTCGCGGACGCCAAGGAAGAACACACCCTGGACAAGGTCGCGGCCTTTCAAGAAGCGCTCGCTTTCTGGCAGGCCGCGCCCCAGAAAAACACCTATTCGCGGGTCTACCTCAGCGTCCCTCAGGTAGCCGGGCTGCTGGCCGGGTCCACCAATCCGGAGATGCGGCAGAGTGGCGAGATGCTTCGCGGCGTGACAACCATGTATTCCCTCACCTTTGGAACCGACCAGGGGCTGGAAAGCCGGGCCCGTTCCACCTTCCGCTACGATCAGTTGCACGAGATGGTCAAGAGCGCGGTGGACGCGGCCGCCGGATCGAATCAGTCCCTGCATCTGCTCAAGGAGCACACCCTGGCCTACAACTGGGCCTCCTCGCTGCGGCCGGAAATGCTCCTCAATGCCCTGTCCGCCAACAAGGGCGAAGTCCAGGAGGTGGATCGAGCGGTCCGCCAGTACCTGGGCGTTTCCCTGGATGAACTGGGACGGGCCATTGGTCCGCAATATGGCGGGGTATTGGAGGACATTGTCCGCACCGCGCTGTTTCCGGTGCCGAAGATGACCTTGTTCGTCGGTATCCGTGACCGGTCGATCGCCGAAACCATGCTGGCCGCCCTGCGCCGGACCATTGCCGAAACCGGCATGACCACCGAGGAGCAGGAGCAGGTGGGCGGCCACACCATCCATAGCTGGCCGGTGCTGCCCGACCCGGCGGCCCAGCCGGCCATGGTCCTCACCGATTCCATGCTCTACCTGGCCACCAGCAAACAGGCGATCAGGGAACTGCTCGAATCCAAGGCCGCGCCCGATGCCTTGGCTCAACCGGTGGCAGCATCGCTTGGCGGTGAGCTGGGGGAACGCGTGGCCAAGGCCAATTTCGGCAGCTTTGTCCTGTATCCGCAGCGGATGTCCCGTCAGACGGGGCAGGCGATGGACTGGCTGGCCGGCATTCTCGCCACCACCAAAAACATCTCGATCTCCCGGCTCAATCGTGAGTTGGTGCAGCTGATGCGGTCGACGGACCTGATCGCCGCCACGTCGCATTTGACCAAGGAGCAGGCCGAGTGGACCATGACCATCAGAAAGGCGCGGGGCGAGCAGGGCGGAAACGGCGGCAAATAA
- a CDS encoding ABC transporter ATP-binding protein: MSGERGVNTAGREPILSLHGVHKRFGGLHAVNDVSFMVDAGSIKAVIGPNGAGKTTLFNLIAGNLPVSAGTISFRGQEIQGRKTHQIARLGMARTFQNIKLFHGMTALECVMVGRHVQSRSGFFAGMFSLPLTWKEERLIRARSMELLELMQIADLADTEATSLAFGQQRAVEMARALASEPKLLLLDEPAAGLNIYETAEVARLISAIRDMGITVLLVEHDMSLVMDISDEIVVLSFGAKLAEDTPPNIQQNAEVIKIYLGEDDAA, encoded by the coding sequence ATGAGCGGAGAACGCGGCGTCAATACCGCCGGGCGCGAACCCATCCTCTCCCTGCACGGCGTGCACAAGCGGTTTGGCGGCCTGCACGCGGTCAACGATGTCAGTTTCATGGTCGATGCCGGCAGCATCAAGGCGGTGATCGGCCCCAACGGCGCGGGCAAGACCACCCTGTTCAATCTGATCGCTGGTAACCTGCCGGTCAGTGCCGGCACCATCAGCTTCCGGGGCCAGGAAATCCAGGGGAGAAAGACACACCAGATCGCTCGGTTGGGCATGGCTCGCACCTTCCAGAATATCAAGCTCTTTCATGGCATGACCGCCCTGGAGTGCGTCATGGTCGGGCGGCATGTGCAAAGTCGGAGCGGTTTTTTCGCCGGCATGTTCTCCCTGCCCTTGACCTGGAAGGAGGAACGGCTCATCCGCGCGCGGTCCATGGAACTGCTGGAGCTGATGCAGATCGCCGACCTGGCCGACACCGAGGCGACCAGCCTGGCATTTGGTCAGCAACGGGCGGTGGAGATGGCCCGGGCCCTGGCGAGCGAACCCAAGCTGCTGTTGCTTGACGAGCCGGCGGCCGGGCTCAATATCTACGAGACCGCCGAGGTCGCCCGCCTGATCTCCGCCATCCGGGACATGGGAATCACCGTGCTGCTGGTCGAACACGACATGTCGCTGGTGATGGACATTTCCGACGAGATCGTGGTCCTCAGCTTTGGCGCCAAACTGGCCGAGGATACGCCGCCCAACATCCAACAGAATGCCGAAGTCATCAAAATTTACCTGGGAGAGGACGATGCAGCCTAA